The Verrucomicrobiota bacterium genome has a window encoding:
- a CDS encoding exo-alpha-sialidase yields the protein MCSGLVLNQSMFAKEYKIPPLAQSGKGAVVKSELIFSIENKPTKECHASTIVETPTGLVAAWFAGTREKDPDVGIWLSRQVKGKWTAPVEVVNGVQSMNLRYACWNPVLFQPKVPSASSGQVAPLMLFYKVGPDPRQWWGMLTTSTDGGKTWSWPTKLGDHWAVGHLLGPVKNKPIQLADGAIICPTSTEVDFSPDDTRWRVHFEVTRDLGKTWDVVGPINNGIEFDAIQPSILTYASGDMQVLCRTRQNVLSQSWSSDGGQSWSNMEATDLPNPSSGTDAVTLKDGRQLLVYNHTTRETKIPSRQMINVAVSDDGKDWNPVLTLELESKPRPADGRHWGEYSYPAVIQAEDGKVHITYTYNRESVKHVVLDPKKL from the coding sequence ATGTGTTCCGGCCTTGTCCTCAATCAATCCATGTTTGCAAAGGAATATAAAATACCTCCTTTGGCCCAATCGGGAAAAGGAGCCGTGGTTAAATCCGAGTTGATTTTTTCCATCGAAAACAAACCCACCAAGGAATGCCACGCCTCCACCATCGTGGAAACACCCACCGGTTTGGTTGCCGCCTGGTTTGCGGGAACGCGTGAGAAAGATCCCGATGTGGGCATCTGGCTTTCCCGGCAGGTGAAGGGAAAGTGGACCGCTCCGGTCGAAGTCGTCAATGGAGTCCAATCCATGAATCTGCGCTATGCCTGCTGGAACCCGGTTTTGTTTCAACCCAAGGTCCCTTCGGCAAGCTCAGGTCAGGTGGCACCCTTGATGCTTTTCTATAAGGTCGGTCCCGATCCCCGGCAATGGTGGGGCATGTTGACCACGTCCACCGACGGCGGCAAAACCTGGTCCTGGCCCACCAAACTGGGCGACCATTGGGCGGTCGGGCATTTGTTGGGCCCTGTGAAAAACAAACCCATTCAACTGGCGGATGGTGCCATCATTTGCCCTACCAGCACCGAGGTTGACTTCAGCCCGGACGATACCCGTTGGCGGGTTCACTTTGAAGTTACCCGCGATCTTGGCAAAACCTGGGATGTGGTGGGTCCCATCAACAATGGCATCGAGTTCGACGCCATCCAACCAAGCATCTTAACCTACGCCAGTGGCGACATGCAGGTTCTCTGTCGCACCAGGCAAAATGTGCTTTCACAAAGTTGGTCCAGCGATGGAGGCCAAAGCTGGAGCAATATGGAGGCAACCGATCTGCCAAATCCGAGTTCCGGTACCGATGCGGTTACACTCAAGGATGGACGACAATTACTGGTTTATAACCACACCACCCGGGAAACCAAGATCCCCAGTCGGCAGATGATCAATGTGGCGGTTTCCGACGATGGAAAGGACTGGAACCCTGTGCTTACCCTGGAACTGGAATCCAAGCCACGACCCGCCGATGGGCGCCACTGGGGCGAATATTCCTACCCGGCGGTTATTCAGGCGGAGGACGGGAAGGTTCACATCACCTACACCTACAATCGCGAAAGCGTGAAACACGTGGTCTTGGATCCGAAGAAATTATGA